In Eublepharis macularius isolate TG4126 chromosome 4, MPM_Emac_v1.0, whole genome shotgun sequence, the following are encoded in one genomic region:
- the PDLIM7 gene encoding PDZ and LIM domain protein 7 isoform X1 codes for MSDMDSYKVVLDGPAPWGFRLQGGKDFNMPLSISRLTPGGKAAQAGVGTGDWVLSIDGENTSVLTHIEAQNKIRACGDKLALSLSRVQNLLGKPQKDSLSSSEPPKYNFAPSTALNKTARPFGATSVSNSPPGLVTKPVPYTPPASICTAQHNGQVSIPDLSSAPTLKVEPGYGSAVPKPAPVSGPASRPPWAVDPSFAERYAPDKTSTVLSKHSQPATPTPMQNRNSIVQAAQQPPESASKTPICYQCNKIIRGRYLVALGRYYHPEEFTCSQCRKVLDEGGFFEEKGSIFCPKCYDMRYAPNCAKCKKKITGEIMHALKMTWHVQCFICAACKTPIRNRAFYMEEGQPYCERDYEKMFGTKCRGCDFKIDAGDRFLEALGFSWHDTCFVCAICQINLEGKTFYSKKDKPLCKSHAFSHV; via the exons CTTACTCCTGGGGGCAAGGCAGCACAGGCAGGTGTGGGAACAGGTGACTGGGTACTAAGCATCGACGGGGAGAACACCAGTGTCTTGACTCATATTGAAGCACAAAACAAGATCCGTGCCTGCGGGGATAAGCTTGCCCTCAGCCTGAGCAG aGTCCAAAACCTCCTAGGTAAACCTCAGAAG GATTCACTCTCTTCCTCTGAGCCCCCGAAATATAACTTTGCTCCCAGCACTGCCCTCAACAAAACAGCCCGGCCTTTTGGGGCTACTTCTGTTTCAAACTCCCCACCTGGGCTGGTGACGAAACCTGTGCCATACACTCCCCCAGCATCCATCTGCACCGCACAGCACAATGG CCAGGTCTCCATACCAGATCTGTCTTCTGCGCCAACCTTGAAAGTGGAGCCTGGATACG GCTCTGCTGTGCCAAAACCTGCCCCTGTCTCTGGCCCTGCCAGTCGCCCCCCCTGGGCTGTGGATCCTTCCTTTGCTGAGCGCTATGCCCCAGATAAAACCAGCACGGTACTGAGCAAGCACAGTCAGCCGGCCACCCCAACACCAATGCAGAACCGCAATTCCATTGTCCAGGCTGCACAGCAACCACCTGAGAGTGCCAGCAAAACACCCATCTGCTACCAGTGTAACAAGATTATCAG GGGGCGTTATCTGGTGGCTTTGGGACGCTACTACCATCCTGAGGAGTTCACCTGCTCGCAGTGCAGGAAGGTGCTGGATGAGGGTGGCTTTTTTGAAGAGAAAGGCTCCATCTTCTGCCCCAAGTGCTATGACATGCGCTATGCCCCAAACTGTGCCAAGTGCAAGAAGAAGATCACAGGG GAAATTATGCATGCTCTGAAGATGACTTGGCATGTTCAGTGCTTTATTTGTGCTGCCTGCAAAACACCTATCCGCAATCGAGCCTTCTACATGGAAGAAGGGCAGCCATACTGTGAGAGAG ATTACGAGAAGATGTTTGGAACCAAATGCCGTGGATGTGACTTCAAGATAGATGCTGGGGATCGCTTCCTAGAGGCTCTCGGCTTCAGCTGGCATGATACTTGCTTCGTCTGTGCG ATCTGCCAGATCAACTTGGAAGGAAAGACATTCTACTCCAAAAAGGACAAGCCTCTCTGCAAGAGTCATGCTTTCTCCCATGTGTGA
- the PDLIM7 gene encoding PDZ and LIM domain protein 7 isoform X3, with protein sequence MSDMDSYKVVLDGPAPWGFRLQGGKDFNMPLSISRLTPGGKAAQAGVGTGDWVLSIDGENTSVLTHIEAQNKIRACGDKLALSLSRVQNLLGKPQKVKSLSRKEQDLPAFLPNDSSKKRLIEDTEDWRPRTGTTQSRSFRILAHLTGTEFMQDPDDEHVRKASQVSIPDLSSAPTLKVEPGYGSAVPKPAPVSGPASRPPWAVDPSFAERYAPDKTSTVLSKHSQPATPTPMQNRNSIVQAAQQPPESASKTPICYQCNKIIRGRYLVALGRYYHPEEFTCSQCRKVLDEGGFFEEKGSIFCPKCYDMRYAPNCAKCKKKITGEIMHALKMTWHVQCFICAACKTPIRNRAFYMEEGQPYCERDYEKMFGTKCRGCDFKIDAGDRFLEALGFSWHDTCFVCAICQINLEGKTFYSKKDKPLCKSHAFSHV encoded by the exons CTTACTCCTGGGGGCAAGGCAGCACAGGCAGGTGTGGGAACAGGTGACTGGGTACTAAGCATCGACGGGGAGAACACCAGTGTCTTGACTCATATTGAAGCACAAAACAAGATCCGTGCCTGCGGGGATAAGCTTGCCCTCAGCCTGAGCAG aGTCCAAAACCTCCTAGGTAAACCTCAGAAG GTAAAGTCACT cagtagaaaagagcaaga CCTGCCGGCCTTCCTCCCCAATGACTCCAGCAAAAAGAGACTTATTGAGGACACGGAAGACTGGCGACCGCGAACTGGCACCACCCAGTCCCGTTCTTTCCGCATTTTGGCCCATCTCACAGGCACAGAATTCA TGCAAGACCCGGATGATGAGCATGTTAGGAAAGCCAG CCAGGTCTCCATACCAGATCTGTCTTCTGCGCCAACCTTGAAAGTGGAGCCTGGATACG GCTCTGCTGTGCCAAAACCTGCCCCTGTCTCTGGCCCTGCCAGTCGCCCCCCCTGGGCTGTGGATCCTTCCTTTGCTGAGCGCTATGCCCCAGATAAAACCAGCACGGTACTGAGCAAGCACAGTCAGCCGGCCACCCCAACACCAATGCAGAACCGCAATTCCATTGTCCAGGCTGCACAGCAACCACCTGAGAGTGCCAGCAAAACACCCATCTGCTACCAGTGTAACAAGATTATCAG GGGGCGTTATCTGGTGGCTTTGGGACGCTACTACCATCCTGAGGAGTTCACCTGCTCGCAGTGCAGGAAGGTGCTGGATGAGGGTGGCTTTTTTGAAGAGAAAGGCTCCATCTTCTGCCCCAAGTGCTATGACATGCGCTATGCCCCAAACTGTGCCAAGTGCAAGAAGAAGATCACAGGG GAAATTATGCATGCTCTGAAGATGACTTGGCATGTTCAGTGCTTTATTTGTGCTGCCTGCAAAACACCTATCCGCAATCGAGCCTTCTACATGGAAGAAGGGCAGCCATACTGTGAGAGAG ATTACGAGAAGATGTTTGGAACCAAATGCCGTGGATGTGACTTCAAGATAGATGCTGGGGATCGCTTCCTAGAGGCTCTCGGCTTCAGCTGGCATGATACTTGCTTCGTCTGTGCG ATCTGCCAGATCAACTTGGAAGGAAAGACATTCTACTCCAAAAAGGACAAGCCTCTCTGCAAGAGTCATGCTTTCTCCCATGTGTGA
- the PDLIM7 gene encoding PDZ and LIM domain protein 7 isoform X2, translated as MSDMDSYKVVLDGPAPWGFRLQGGKDFNMPLSISRLTPGGKAAQAGVGTGDWVLSIDGENTSVLTHIEAQNKIRACGDKLALSLSRVQNLLGKPQKVSIPDLSSAPTLKVEPGYGSAVPKPAPVSGPASRPPWAVDPSFAERYAPDKTSTVLSKHSQPATPTPMQNRNSIVQAAQQPPESASKTPICYQCNKIIRGRYLVALGRYYHPEEFTCSQCRKVLDEGGFFEEKGSIFCPKCYDMRYAPNCAKCKKKITGEIMHALKMTWHVQCFICAACKTPIRNRAFYMEEGQPYCERDYEKMFGTKCRGCDFKIDAGDRFLEALGFSWHDTCFVCAICQINLEGKTFYSKKDKPLCKSHAFSHV; from the exons CTTACTCCTGGGGGCAAGGCAGCACAGGCAGGTGTGGGAACAGGTGACTGGGTACTAAGCATCGACGGGGAGAACACCAGTGTCTTGACTCATATTGAAGCACAAAACAAGATCCGTGCCTGCGGGGATAAGCTTGCCCTCAGCCTGAGCAG aGTCCAAAACCTCCTAGGTAAACCTCAGAAG GTCTCCATACCAGATCTGTCTTCTGCGCCAACCTTGAAAGTGGAGCCTGGATACG GCTCTGCTGTGCCAAAACCTGCCCCTGTCTCTGGCCCTGCCAGTCGCCCCCCCTGGGCTGTGGATCCTTCCTTTGCTGAGCGCTATGCCCCAGATAAAACCAGCACGGTACTGAGCAAGCACAGTCAGCCGGCCACCCCAACACCAATGCAGAACCGCAATTCCATTGTCCAGGCTGCACAGCAACCACCTGAGAGTGCCAGCAAAACACCCATCTGCTACCAGTGTAACAAGATTATCAG GGGGCGTTATCTGGTGGCTTTGGGACGCTACTACCATCCTGAGGAGTTCACCTGCTCGCAGTGCAGGAAGGTGCTGGATGAGGGTGGCTTTTTTGAAGAGAAAGGCTCCATCTTCTGCCCCAAGTGCTATGACATGCGCTATGCCCCAAACTGTGCCAAGTGCAAGAAGAAGATCACAGGG GAAATTATGCATGCTCTGAAGATGACTTGGCATGTTCAGTGCTTTATTTGTGCTGCCTGCAAAACACCTATCCGCAATCGAGCCTTCTACATGGAAGAAGGGCAGCCATACTGTGAGAGAG ATTACGAGAAGATGTTTGGAACCAAATGCCGTGGATGTGACTTCAAGATAGATGCTGGGGATCGCTTCCTAGAGGCTCTCGGCTTCAGCTGGCATGATACTTGCTTCGTCTGTGCG ATCTGCCAGATCAACTTGGAAGGAAAGACATTCTACTCCAAAAAGGACAAGCCTCTCTGCAAGAGTCATGCTTTCTCCCATGTGTGA